In one Oryza glaberrima chromosome 2, OglaRS2, whole genome shotgun sequence genomic region, the following are encoded:
- the LOC127761620 gene encoding uncharacterized protein LOC127761620, producing the protein MAAAAADAAMAAGLAEREPAWLRSLLGARFFEACAAHRGMSRNECNQYCLTCAAAADDAGGAAAVGCQWCVVAAHGGGAGRDRGHRHRVVQVRRSSYHNVVRVSELERALDLTRVQTYVINRDRVVFLNERPQAPRNGRCAAAAAVACAACEACGRGLLDVAFRFCSLGCKVRAPAAGRRPRSFPFPAVSATVFAVFGPRPRRRVSYHQWILSFIWTVGLGTNGPDRYRREEEMGTSVCWAGQSCMGLLSPIRKLAALSFFFLEKFKSPFSIYFHAVCSLYRASPTVYTYLIPKIDFKGI; encoded by the coding sequence atggcggcggcggcggcggacgcggcgatGGCTGCTGGGTTGGCGGAGCGGGAGCCGGCGTGGCTGCGGTCGCTGCTCGGCGCGCGGTTCTTCGAGGCGTGCGCGGCGCACCGCGGCATGAGCAGGAACGAGTGCAACCAGTACTGCCTCAcctgcgccgcggccgccgacgacgccggcggcgcggccgccgtggGGTGCCAGTGGTGCGtggtggcggcgcacggcggcggcgcggggcgggatcgcggccaccgccaccgggtGGTCCAGGTGCGGAGGTCGTCGTACCACAACGTGGTGCGCGTGTCGGAGCTGGAGCGCGCGCTGGACCTGACGCGGGTGCAGACCTACGTCATCAACCGCGACAGGGTCGTCTTCCTCAACGAGCGCCCGCAGGCGCCGCGCAACggccggtgcgccgccgccgccgccgtggcgtgcGCCGCCTGCGAGGCGtgcggccgcggcctcctcgaCGTCGCCTTCCGCTTCTGCTCCCTCGGCTGCAAGGTCAgagctccggccgccggccgccggccacgcTCCTTTCCTTTTCCGGCCGTCTCCGCCACCGTCTTTGCCGTTTTTGGGCCTCGTCCGAGGAGACGCGTCTCCTATCATCAGTGGATTTTGAGCTTCATCTGGACCGTTGGATTGGGAACCAACGGCCCAGATAGATATAGACGTGAGGAAGAAATGGGAACGTCCGTATGCTGGGCCGGTCAGTCTTGCATGGGCCTACTCAGCCCAATTAGGAAATTAGcagctctctcttttttttttttggaaaaattcaAATCTCCCTTTTCAATTTACTTCCACGCAGTATGCTCCCTAtatagagcatcaccaacagtctatACCTATCTGATTCCCAAAATTGATTTTAAAGGAATTTAG
- the LOC127761633 gene encoding uncharacterized protein LOC127761633, whose product MQDPRGMPRDEFATPKTHKRKVVSRPLPPSQIKAEPELLRREVPLTSGKTKKAPKITFKNEPRHSAPQSDWGTPDSVPEFGPADEYRALRKKYLLLEDENGELDKQLSQAEEEASVLEDEKFALLDQLVVLEGLVDPSQMQPPRRL is encoded by the coding sequence ATGCAAGACCCAAGAGGTATGCCACGAGATGAATTCGCAACCCCGAAGACGCACAAGAGAAAGGTCGTTTCCCGCCCCTTGCCTCCCAGCCAAATAAAAGCTGAACCTGAGCTGCTGCGGAGGGAGGTTCCACTCACATCCGGCAAGACCAAGAAAGCCCCTAAGATAACCTTCAAGAATGAACCTCGCCATTCGGCTCCGCAATCTGATTGGGGAACCCCCGATTCGGTGCCAGAGTTCGGTCCAGCTGATGAATACAGAGCGTTACGGAAGAAGTACCTGCTGCTGGAGGATGAGAACGGTGAGCTGGACAAGCAATTGAGCCAGGCTGAAGAGGAAGCCAGCGTTCTCGAGGATGAAAAGTTTGCGCTGCTGGATCAGCTTGTTGTGTTGGAAGGCCTTGTGGATCCTTCACAGATGCAGCCACCGAGAAGGCTGTGA
- the LOC127761660 gene encoding uncharacterized protein LOC127761660: protein MTKSHSNSCHFSDSISRRIVMQQRCEAESDQTKSQPHKTKAQKCSEFPTHKYKSDRLQLCCYIRGHPWPSSRPQLAIFCTFSVQFQFQVISISCRPATGRRGRRVRHVRLGSVLRLRVRLFGVVGLLLRCLEELNCCPRRWSPATAAGAATTVMRAQRLSQDCRRRRLAAPAEAGGESSFQAEAIADCLEFIKRSYLQPTTASAC from the exons ATGACGAAATCACATAGCAATAGTTGCCATTTTTCAGATTCAATTTCCAGAAGGATAGTGATGCAACAGAGGTGTGAGGCTGAGAGTGATCAGACAAAGTCTCAACCTCACAAAACAAAGGCACAAAAATGTTCAGAATTCCCAACTCACAAGTACAAG AGTGACAGGTTGCAGCTTTGCTGCTATATAAGAGGCCATCCATGGCCAAGCAGTAGACCACAGCTAGCTATCTTCTGCACATTTTCagttcagtttcagtttcag GTGATCAGCATCAGCTGCCGGCCGGCGACCGGCCGCCGGGGACGGCGGGTGCGGCATGTCCGGCTGGGCTCGGTGCTCCGGCTGCGGGTGAGGCTGTTCGGCGTCGTCGGGCTGCTGCTCCGGTGCCTGGAGGAGCTCAATTGCTGCCCGAggaggtggtcgccggcgacggcggccggtgcGGCGACCACCGTGATGAGGGCACAGCGGCTGAGCCAGgactgccggcgccggcggctggcggcgccggcggaggccggcggcgagagctcTTTCCAGGCGGAGGCCATTGCCGACTGCTTGGAGTTCATCAAGAGATCATACCTGCAGCCTACTACAGCATCAGCTTGCTAG
- the LOC127764141 gene encoding uncharacterized protein LOC127764141, which translates to MGLKLSCISRRRGSPVPAPARVIAADGSLKELHAAASPAVADVLRGEGESFFVCNSDALYYNEQPPAMAPGEALRPGQIYFVLPAAMLGQPLSTADMAALAVRASAALAAVKAPRRRGARRGGDRKMKTVRVTPLRDEGLDGGDVLLHEKLNERTLGEFPASWSPPKSGGEKLAAAARSRLKRVLSIIQEDA; encoded by the coding sequence ATGGGATTGAAGCTTTCTTGCATCAGCCGGCGACGCGGctcgccggtgccggcgccggccagggtcatcgccgccgacggctcGCTCAAGGAGCTCCATgcggccgcctctcccgccgtcgccgacgtgctccgcggcgagggcgagTCCTTCTTCGTGTGCAACTCCGACGCGCTCTACTACAacgagcagccgccggcgatggcgccggggGAGGCGCTCCGGCCGGGGCAGATATACTTCGTGCTCCCGGCGGCGATGCTCGGGCAGCCGCTGTCCACCGCCGACATGGCCGCGCTGGCGGTGCGCGCGAGCGCCGCGCTCGCTGCCGTCaaggcgccgcgccgccgaggggctcgccgcggcggcgacaggaAGATGAAGACGGTGCGCGTCACGCCGCTGCGGGACGagggcctcgacggcggcgacgtcctGCTCCACGAGAAGCTCAACGAGCGGACGCTGGGTGAGTTCCCGGCGTCGTGGAGCCCGCCGAAGAGCGGCGGCGAgaagctcgccgcggcggcgcggtcgcggTTGAAGCGCGTGCTGAGCATCATCCAAGAGGATGCATAA
- the LOC127763467 gene encoding mitotic spindle checkpoint protein BUBR1, with translation MAAAMATTAAAAAEEEVVALDKETLMLMGCGDAPPAAPCAEWETFKENVRPLKRGRNVGLLNRALKAHADPAQRAALLAARRKMIEAIDEYSGEDPLQPWIDCIKWVQESFPTGGDCSGLVVIYEQCVRAFWHDDRYKDDLRYLKVWLEYAGNCADSEVIFRFLEANQIGQSHTNYYLSYASVMESKNKLKKANEIFNLGIARKAKPVEKLETTYRAFLQRSSKKKAHPEDDTTTDDHPVRNFGTVLNRGEIRGQHAENSHLVKPRATLQRVDVNRPLAVYTDENSLPSHGLARTRSNNTAWQTLGSQADRNKENNMRPAKWTSHKIPQKVGSRAAVQPTRVSSIEVFVDDECAEEPVPQVPKSTKPSILKLRQATSRNLKQETELLMENPLRNFPLTSLR, from the exons atggcggcggcgatggcgacgacggcggcggcggcggcggaagaggaggtggtggcgctcgACAAGGAGACTCTGATGCTGATGGGGTGCGGCGACGCCCCGCCGGCTGCGCCGTGCGCGGAGTGGGAGACGTTCAAGGAGAACGTGCGGCCGCTGAAGCGCGGCCGCAACGTGGGCCTCCTCAACCGCGCCCTCAAGGCGCACGCCGACCCCGCCCagcgcgccgccctcctcgccgcccggag GAAAATGATCGAGGCAATCGACGAATACAGCGGCGAGGATCCGCTCCAACCATGGATAGA CTGCATCAAATGGGTTCAGGAGTCGTTTCCGACAGGCGGGGATTGCTCCGGGTTGGTGGTGATCTACGAGCAGTGCGTGCGTGCCTTCTGGCACGACGACCGCTACAAGGACGATCTCCGCTACCTCAAAGTGTGGCTGGAATAT GCGGGGAATTGTGCTGATTCCGAGGTGATATTCAGGTTCCTGGAGGCCAACCAGATTGGTCAGAGCCATACCAATTACTACTTGTCCTATGCGTCGGTAATGGAGTCCAAGAACAAGCTAAAGAAAGCTAATGAGATTTTTAACCTTGGTATTGCCAG gAAAGCAAAGCCTGTGGAGAAGTTGGAAACTACATACAGGGCATTTCTTCAGAGATCATCCAAAAAGAAGGCACATCCTGAG GATGACACAACTACTGATGATCATCCAGTACGCAACTTTGGGACTGTCTTGAACCGTGGTGAAATCA GAGGCCAGCATGCAGAAAACTCTCACCTGGTGAAACCTAGGGCCACTCTGCAAAG AGTTGATGTCAATAGGCCACTTGCAGTTTACACAGATGAGAATTCGTTACCTAGTCATGGCCTTGCTAGAACCAGGAGCAACAACACGGCCTGGCAGACCCTTGGATCACAAGCAGATCGGAACAAAGAAAATAACATGAGGCCTGCTAAATGGACATCAcacaag ATTCCTCAGAAGGTTGGATCGAGGGCAGCAGTTCAGCCGACTCGTGTAAGCTCCATTGAAGTCTTCGTAGATGACGAATGCGCCGA GGAACCAGTTCCCCAAGTGCCAAAGAGTACAAAACCATCTATTCTGAAGCTTAGGCAAGCAACAAGCAGAAACCTCAAGCA GGAAACTGAACTGCTTATGGAGAATCCTCTGCGGAATTTCCCTCTAACCAGCCTTAGATAA